A genome region from Dolichospermum compactum NIES-806 includes the following:
- a CDS encoding Uma2 family endonuclease, which translates to MATLLSETKSQTGLVISWEALPDDFQLEDEPVENTGQPLLAGALRESLEISGFIQPQMLIAANFGLCATLNEQFVAKAPDWVYVPSVKEILAERKSYTPNLEGDIPAVVMEFLSDKDGGEYSVKRTYPPGKWFFYEQILQVAIYIIFEPNGGLLEYYQLENGRYELKQPDENGRHWIEEMGLFLGTWRGAKEGRTGYWLRWWDQTGNLLPWAVEQIEQERQRAEQERQRAEQEREEKERLIAYLRSQGIDPNNLPIN; encoded by the coding sequence ATGGCAACCCTACTCAGTGAAACCAAATCACAGACTGGACTGGTCATCTCTTGGGAAGCCTTACCCGATGATTTTCAGTTGGAGGATGAACCAGTGGAAAATACAGGACAGCCACTTTTAGCGGGGGCTTTGCGGGAAAGTTTAGAAATCAGTGGATTTATTCAACCACAAATGTTAATCGCTGCCAATTTTGGTCTGTGTGCCACGTTAAATGAGCAATTTGTGGCTAAAGCACCAGATTGGGTATATGTGCCTTCTGTTAAAGAGATATTAGCAGAACGTAAAAGCTATACACCCAATTTGGAAGGGGATATACCTGCTGTAGTGATGGAGTTTTTATCAGATAAAGACGGTGGAGAATATTCAGTTAAGCGTACCTATCCGCCGGGAAAATGGTTTTTTTATGAACAAATTTTACAAGTTGCCATTTACATCATATTTGAGCCAAATGGGGGATTATTAGAATATTATCAACTGGAAAATGGACGTTATGAATTAAAACAACCAGATGAGAATGGTCGTCATTGGATTGAAGAAATGGGACTGTTTTTAGGAACTTGGCGAGGTGCAAAAGAAGGACGGACTGGCTATTGGTTAAGATGGTGGGATCAAACAGGTAATTTGTTACCTTGGGCTGTGGAACAAATTGAACAGGAACGCCAACGGGCTGAACAAGAACGCCAACGGGCTGAACAAGAACGGGAGGAAAAAGAACGGCTAATAGCTTATTTGCGATCACAGGGAATTGACCCCAATAATTTGCCTATAAATTAG